Sequence from the Microbacterium dextranolyticum genome:
TCGGCGTGGCGCCGATGCTGCTGTCGGTTCTCGCCGGCTCCGCGCCGGCTCTGGCGAGCCGATGAGCGCGCCTCGTCCGTCCGTGCGTTCGCGCCTCCGTTTTCCGATCGTGCCCGCCCCGTCCGCAATCCTGCGCAAACCGAAGGAGTCGTCATGACCATCCGCACCCCGAACGCCCCGGCCGACCGCCGCGGGTTCCCGGACCTGCCCCCGCTCACACGCCGCCGTGCTGCCGCGCTGTTCGACGACGAGGACGGCGCGGCCACCGCCGAGTACGCCGTCGCGACGATGGCGGCCGTCGCCTTCGCCGGCCTGCTCGTCATGATCATGCGATCCGATGAAGTGCGCGGCATCCTCACCGATCTCGTCCGGCGTGCGTTGACGGTGGCGTGAGCGTGCGTGGCGATGACCGCGGGGCGGCGGCCGCCGAGTTCGCGGTCGTCGTCCCCGCCGTCCTGCTCGTGGTCGCCCTCGCGGCCGGGACCCTCGCCGCCGCGGGCCGTCAGGTGCGACTCGAGCAGGCGGCGGCGCAGGCAGCCCGGCTCTCCGCGCGCGGCGAGGCGGATGCCCGCGTCGCCGGCATCGTCTCGACCGTCGCCGGGGGAGCGGTCGATGCCGTTTCCATGGAGGGCGATCTCATCTGCGTGACGGTGTCGGCTCCGTTGGGGCTCGCGGTGCCGCTGCCCGACCTCACGGCGCGCTCGTGTGCCCTCTCCGGGGGTGGCTGATGTCGGGCGTTGCCGCGGTGGCGGGCGTGCTGGGCGTGACGGCGGTCCTCGCCGTCGCCGGAT
This genomic interval carries:
- a CDS encoding DUF4244 domain-containing protein; protein product: MTIRTPNAPADRRGFPDLPPLTRRRAAALFDDEDGAATAEYAVATMAAVAFAGLLVMIMRSDEVRGILTDLVRRALTVA
- a CDS encoding TadE family type IV pilus minor pilin, which produces MSVRGDDRGAAAAEFAVVVPAVLLVVALAAGTLAAAGRQVRLEQAAAQAARLSARGEADARVAGIVSTVAGGAVDAVSMEGDLICVTVSAPLGLAVPLPDLTARSCALSGGG